The region GCGGCTGGGAGAAATCACTGCGGAAATGGCTTCGCGCGGCTGGGATGACGAGACAATTCTCAAGGTCCTCGGCGGGAACTTCATGCGCATTCTCACGCATGTACTGAAGTAGTGGGCGGTATGGATCGGCATCGACCCGATCACGCGGGAAAGGGAGACGATGACCATGAAAAAGGGAAAGTCGGGGAGCAATCCCGGGCGGTTGCTCCTCTTGATTCCGCTGCTGCTGGTGGTCGCTGTGGCCGTCAACTGGCCCGACATCTCCGCAATCGCCAGGGGCGAGAAGACGCTCAAAGGCGTAATCATGGGCAGGACGACCAATGCCTCGGCGGCGATGGAAGGGTGGAAGCTGCCCGAGGACATGGGCGCGGAAGACGCGAAGGTCACGGTGGAGATCTTCCTCCATCAGGGCGATGCCTGCCACGTGGACTTTCTGTATCTCGGGCAGAGCCTGGGCACAGTTGAGCCTGAGCGGCTGCGCGTTGACTTCGTCGACACCGGGAGCGAGGCGGGCCGGAAGCGCTTCTCGGAGCTCAGCGTGGGCTGCGAGCAGGGAATGGCGATCAACGGAAAGACAAAGTTCAAACTCCCGCCGCGGAAACCCAAGCCCGGCGCGGCAACAGACGCCGGGCAGGCTGCCACGCAGACCAATATGCGAGGCAGTGCTCCGACGGAGCAAGAACCTGGCAAAGAGCGCACCCTGTACCTCACCCTGGATGGCGGCTGGGACATGGCGGACCTGCACCACATGCTGAACGGGGAGCTCGAAGCTGCTTATGACGGCAAAGGCCTCAAAATGACGCCCGAAGAGTTCGAGACCCACGTCACTGCGAAGAGGGAGGAGTTCAGGACGAAGCTGGAAGAGGAGATGAAGGCGCGCAAAGAGGCCGCAAAGGACGAGGGGTAGACGAGGGTCTTTGCCCGCCATACAAGGCCCGGCTCACGCGAGCCGGGCCTTGTGGTTCAACACGCTGTCTCGCCCCTGTTACCTTCTTGCCTGCTCGAAGGCATACCCCGCGCGCAGTACAACATCCTCTGCGAAGGGTGCCCCCATGATCTGCAGACCGATGGGAAGGTGATCTTGCATCCCGCACGGCACGTTCATGGCGCAGATACCGGCGATGTTCACCGGAATCGTGCAGATATCCGCGAGTTTCATGGCCATCTGGTCGAACGCGCCGAAGTTCCACGCCACACAGGGGGACGTGGGCGAGAGCAGTATGTCGAACTTCTCGAAAGCCTCATCAAAGTCGCGCTTGATGAGGGTCCGCACCTGCAGCGCCTTCTTGTAGTAAGCGTCATAGTAGCCCGCGCTCAGGGTGTACGTGCCCAGCATTATGCGCAGGCGCACCTCATCCCCGAAGCCCTCCGCCCGAGTCTTTGAGTACATGTCGTGGATGTCATCGGCGGGCAGTTCAGTCCGGTGGCCGTAACGCACGCCGTCATAGCGAGCCAGATTTGACGAGCACTCCGCCGGGGCGATGATGTAGTACACGGGCAGCGAATAGTCAATGTTGGGCAGGCTGACCTCTTCACACTCCACTCCGAGACCCGCGAGGGTGTCCACCGCCTGCAGAATCGAATCCTTGACCGGCGCGTGGATACCCTCGCCGTACACCAGTTCCTTGACGATCCCCGCCTTGAGACCCTTCACGTCATCCCCAAGGCAGGCCAGGTAATCCGGGGGCTCCATGCTCGCACAGGTGGAGTCCATCGGGTCCGGACCGGCGATGGTCTGCAGGAGAAGCGCACAGTCGCGTACATCTCGGGCGAAGGGACCGACCTGGTCCAGTGAAGACGCATAGGCGATGACCCCGTAGCGCGACACGCGGCCGTAGGTGGGCTTCATGCCCACGATCCCACACAGCGACGCGGGCTGACGGATTGAACCGCCCGTGTCCGTCCCCAGTGCCAGGAAAGCTTCCCCGGCCGCAACCGCCGCCGCGCTCCCACCCGACGACCCGCCGGGCACCTTGTCCAGGTCCAGCGGGTTGCGGGTGATCTGCAAGGCGGAGTTTTCGGTGGAGGAGCCCATGGCGAACTCGTCCATGTTCGTCTTGCCCAGCATGGGCATGCCAGCCTCGTGGCACCGGGCCACCACGGTGGCATCGTACGGGGGCACAAAATTCTCGAGAATCCGGCTGCAGCAGGTAGTGCGCACGCCGCGGGTGCAGAAGAGGTCCTTGTGCGCGATGGGCACCCCGGCAAGCGGCCCAAGCTTTTCCCCCGCCGCGCGCTTTTCGTCGACTTCGGCCGCGGCGGCCTCGGCATGGTCCTGGGTAAGCAGGACGAAAGCCTTCACGTCATCCTCTACCTGCTCGATCTTGTCGAAGCAGGCGGCCACGGCCTCCCGCGCGCTCACCTCGCCAGACTGAAGTCTCAGGGAAAGCTCGTATGCACTCAGTTCGGTCAGAGACACGGTAGACCCACCTTCGCGATCAGTTCGCGGAAATCGACAGACGCATACCAGGTTACTCCTCGACGATACGCGGCACCCGGAAATACTCCTCGAGGCCGTCCGGAGCGTTCGCGACAACTTCCTCAACCGGCAGGGACGGGCGCACTTCGTCCTCCCGGTACACATTGCGCATGGGTATCGCGTGGGACGTGATCGGCACGTCGGTGGTGTCCAGTTCCTGCAGGGCGCGGAAATGCTCAAGCACCCGGTTCAAGTCCTGCCCCAAGCGCTCCAGCTCAGCTTCGGTGAGTGCGAGATGGGCGAGTTTGGCGACGTGCTCAACTTCCTGGCGTGAAATCGCGGGCATCGTGAATCACCTTTGCGAGGGACGAGAGGGACTGTGCGGATTGTAGTCTCGGGCGGGGCTAGCGTCAAGGAAGAGGATGGGGCCGCACCATGCGCCCCACGGTGTGCTGGTTTGAGGGAGCGCTGCTTCGGCCGCACCGAAAGCAGTGTCACCCGACCCGGTCCCCGGGACCGTCGGCCGAAGGCCCTCAGCCCCGTGCTTCAGCGCGGGGCGACATTGTGTCAGGGGCCCGTGCTTCAGCGCGGGGCGACATTGCGTCAGGGGCCCGTGCTTCAGCGCGGGGCGACATTGCACCACAGACGCCGCGCATCACACGTCCGTACTGTCCAAAAGCCCCCGGCGCAGAGCGCTCCGGCGCACCTGGTCCAACGAGATCTTATTGTCGCGGATCTCCAGGACCTGCTTGTCCTGCAGGGCAATCTTGTTGGGCTCCAGGTCGGTGAACAGCAGCACACCGGGGCCAACCAGGGAGTTCGGGCCGATCTTTACACCAGGCATCAGCGTGGTATTGCTGCCGGTCTTGCAGTTGTCGGCCATGATGCAGCCCAGTTTCGGCGTGCCTGAATCCATGCGTCCTTTGCCCACGACCTCAACCTGCACGTTCTCTTCGTCGAAACGGTAATTGGCCGTCACTGTGCCGGCGCCCAGAGAGCAGTAGTCTCCGATAACCGAATCCCCCACATACGAGGCGTGGGTCCAGCACTGCTCGCCGATGACTGAGCGCTTCACCTCTGTGCCGAAGCCGATGACCGTGCCGTCGCCGATAGACGAACAGGCGCGGATCAGGCAGTTATTGCCGATGACCGCACCGTTGCCGATGTAGCAAGGGCCCTGGATCACCGCATGCTCGAAGACCCGGACATTCTCCCCGATATAGATGTGGTCGCCCTTGAGCACCGAGTGTTCGGAGATCTGGGCGGTCTCGGCGATATACGTGGGCTGGTGGGTGAGGAAATACTCATTGAGCACCAACAGGTCCCAGGGGAGCTTGTAGGAGCCGAAGAAGTCGCAGTATTCCACGGCCTCCACCTTGCGGCCCTGGTCGATCATCTTCTGGATCGCCTGTTCGTACTGGGCGTCTCCGGGGGGGCACTGTCGGATGTATCCGAAGATGTCCGGCGAGAGCATGTACACGCCGATAACGGCGTTGTTGGAGGGCTCCTTGCCTTTGTCGGGTTTCTCAACGATGCCGGTCACCCGCAGCCCATCCCCGCTGGTGTCCAGGCTGAGTATCCCGAACTTCCAGGTCTCCTCAACGGGTTGGCATGCGAACACCGCGTCGGCATTGACGGCCACGGGGAGCATCTTCTTGACCAGTCCGGGGTCGAACACGTCGTCACCGTTACATACCAGGAACTTGCCGTCACTCACCCGGGCCTCAGCGCTGAGGAGCGCGTCGGCCATACCCTTGGGCTCATCCTGGCGCACATACTCAATGCTAACGCCGCTGTGGGATGAACCGAAATACTCCACGATCTGCTCGGACTGGTGGCCAATGACGACCACCGCATGACGGACCTCTGCGGCCGCAAGCTCCTCCAGGACGTACTGCATCAGTGGCTTGCCCAGGAGCTTGAACATGGGCTTCGGCTTGTTCACCGCAAGGGGGAAGACGCGTTTGCCCGTGCCGGCCGCCAGAATCACTGCTTTCATGACATTGCCTCCCGGACGAATTCCTTGCCCATGCTCACCAGTTGCTCCAGCCGTGACTCGTTGAACGCTTCGGCGTTCACCTTCATGTATGGCGATGTGCCGCTGGGGCGCACCAGGAGCCAGCCGTCCTCCCAGTCCACCCGCACCCCGTCGAGAGTACTGATACGGCCGTCGAGAGCGGACATCCGCTCCCTTATGCGGTCCATCACAGCCCGTTTCTCGCTTTCCGGGCAGTCAATGCGGTTCTCGGATGAAAAGATCGGAGCAATGAAGCTCAACTCCTCGCGCACCGTGTTGATGTCCCGGTGAGCGAGAAGGAATGTGGTCGTGTACACGGTGGAAGAGAAGAACCCGAATGCCGGCAGGATGAAGTGGCCACACTCCTCCACACCCGCGACCGCGCCTCGATCATGCACCGCCCGGGCAATGTGGATGTCGCCAACCACTGTCCGGTGGAATGCGCCCCCGGCCTGGACCACCGCATCCTCAATGTATCGGCCGGACTCCGCCGACCCCACGATTTCCCCCCTGCCCCCTGCCTGCTCCAGAGCGACCCTTGCCACGATGGCATTGGCCCGCTGGAAGCCCAGGAAACCCTCGCGGTCCAGGAACACGACCCGGTCATTGTCGCCGTCCAGGCAGATTCCCGCATCCGCCTGACTGGCATTGAGAAACTCGATGGTCTTCCCGAGCGTGGAAGGCATCGGCTCGACTACCCGGTCGCACTGTTCCACATCCGGGACGCAGTTGACTTCGAGCACATCATGCCCCTGGCGGCGCAGGAACTCGGGAAGGTGGGTGGAGCTTGGTCCGCAGGCGCAGTCCAGCACCAACCTCAGGGGTTCCCGCGGCGCCGGGCAGATACGGGCCAGGTGTTCGTAGAGGATATCCGCGCCGGGCAGGAACTCTTCGTCGCCCGAGACCCTTGCCCGACATTCGGTGGCGGCGTAGAAGCAGGCCTCGATGCTCTCCTGGTTCGCACACATACCGCGCGGGTCGCAGAGCTTGAACCCGTTATAGTTCGGGGGATTGTGGCTGGCAGTGATCATCACACCCGAGTCGAATCCAAGCTCCCGGGTAAGGAAGTAAAGACCGGGAGTGGAGATCACGCCCAGGCGGGTGACGTGGACGCCGCAGCGACGCAGCTCTCTCGCAAGGATCCCTTCCAACTCGGGACCGCTGCGCCGAGTATCGCGCCCGATGCACACGCGCTTGCCTTCACCGAGATGCTCGGCGAAAGCTGCGGCGAGACGGACCACGAGCGGCTCCGTGATCTCCTCGCCCACTACGCCTCTCACTCCACAGGAGCCGAAAAGCCCGTTCACGAACTTGTCAGGCAGCAATGAAGAGCACCCTCCCCAGTCGTTGAAGCCTGCAGGCCACCTCGGCACATGCGTCCTCATCTGCTATCCGCAACGCACGAGGGCTCTGTCCGGCCGGATATGAGAACCTGGTGCACGGAACAGACGGTGCAGCAGGGCAAAGGGTAATACAGATTCTGCGTCGCGTCAATTGCGAGAGGACCCGGAGCGCACGCAGGACCCTCGGTTTCGTGGGACGTTTGCCGGCCGGGGCCGAAGCCGCGTTCAGCGAGCCCTTTCCCCGGAACCGTTGTCTCACAGCCCACGGAGCGGGCCCGATCATCAGCGCTGGTCTTCCTGCGAATACCCCGTTGCCTCACAGCCCGCGGAGCGGGCGACAGCCTGTAGCTGGGGGCGGAAGCCCCGGACTGCCGCCCCGCGATGTGCCGTGAGCCCCCGAGGGGGGCGACAGGCCGTTCCCCGCACACTCGGGTCCGGCCGCCCCCCGGGGGGCAGGGCTCGACGACGGCGACGACATTCCCCACCTGCCCACCTGGGGGTGCCGTCAACCTCCTTGCCCGCTGTCACCCATCTATGTTACCGGCCGACATCGCGACAGGACCAAAGTATCTTAACAGCAGCCGGCCTTACGGGTTATACTGAGACACTGCTTGAAATGCGCCGCACCCCAGCCCACACGCAAGGGAGATTGCCATCGTGTCCGAACACAAGCATGTTTGCCCGACCTGCGGAGAATCCACCTGCGAAGCGGGGCACCTGTGCACCCCGGTGCAGGGAGACGAGCACCAGTGCGAATGGTGCGGCGCCATGATCGTGGATGAGCGCCACATGTGCAAGGGCAAGCTCCCCGAGGTTGCCTACATCTGCAATAGCTGCGGCCGCACAGCTGTTTCGCCCGAGTACCTGTGCAAACCCGAAAAGATCAGGTAGCCGTTGAAGATGACTTTCCGGGAGCGCCACCTGGCGACCTTCCGCCGTGAACCGGTGGACCGAGTGCTCTGGCAGCCACGTCTGGAGCACTGGTACGCCGTACACACCCGCAATGGCTCTCTGCCCGACCGCTATCAGGGCATCGGGCACCTCGAACTGTACGATGAGCTGAACTGCTCGCCTCGAACCTACTTCATGTTCAACCCCTGCTTCAAGACCATTCAGGAGGGCGACGTGGAGAGTTGGGGCGAGCAGGTTGGCGATACCTGCGTCAACACAGTTCGCACCCCCGTCGGCGAACTGCGCACAGCCCACCGCAATATCGGCTCCTCCCACATGACCGTGGAGTACCTCATCAAGACCCCCGCTGACATGAAGGTCCAGCAGTACCTGCTGGAACACCAGCGGGTGGAGTTCGATGAGGCCCTGTTCCGCCAGCGAGACGCCGAGCTTGGCGAGCGTGCCGCGCCCACCTGCTACCTGCCGCGCATCAACATCCAGCGGCTGTTTATCAACTTGATGGGTTTCGAGAACACGATCTACGCCCTTCACGACTGGCCGGATGAGACCCGGGCACTCATCGAGGCAATCAACAGAGCCGATGACCTCTTCTATGAGGCCGTGAAGGCGTCGCCTATCGAGATCATCAACTTCGGCGACAATGTGGATGGCAACATGCTGTCCGTTCCCCACTTCCAGGAGTTCGTCCAACCCTACTACCAGCGCCGTGCAGCTGAACTGCGTGCGGCAGGTAAGTACTGCCACCCCCACTGGGACGGGGCTCTCAAGACTCTCCTGCCCTTCTGCCGCGACTGCGGCTTCGACGGCTTTGAGGCTCTCACTCCCGAGCCTCAGGGCGACGTGACCATCGAGCAGATCAAGGAAGCTCTCGGCGACGACCTGATTCTCGTGGACGGCATCCCCTGCACCCACTTCCTGCCGCAGCACAGCTACCGCGAGGTGGAAGAGTTCACGCTGAGGCTTCTGA is a window of Armatimonadota bacterium DNA encoding:
- the gatA gene encoding Asp-tRNA(Asn)/Glu-tRNA(Gln) amidotransferase subunit GatA, whose protein sequence is MSLTELSAYELSLRLQSGEVSAREAVAACFDKIEQVEDDVKAFVLLTQDHAEAAAAEVDEKRAAGEKLGPLAGVPIAHKDLFCTRGVRTTCCSRILENFVPPYDATVVARCHEAGMPMLGKTNMDEFAMGSSTENSALQITRNPLDLDKVPGGSSGGSAAAVAAGEAFLALGTDTGGSIRQPASLCGIVGMKPTYGRVSRYGVIAYASSLDQVGPFARDVRDCALLLQTIAGPDPMDSTCASMEPPDYLACLGDDVKGLKAGIVKELVYGEGIHAPVKDSILQAVDTLAGLGVECEEVSLPNIDYSLPVYYIIAPAECSSNLARYDGVRYGHRTELPADDIHDMYSKTRAEGFGDEVRLRIMLGTYTLSAGYYDAYYKKALQVRTLIKRDFDEAFEKFDILLSPTSPCVAWNFGAFDQMAMKLADICTIPVNIAGICAMNVPCGMQDHLPIGLQIMGAPFAEDVVLRAGYAFEQARR
- the gatC gene encoding Asp-tRNA(Asn)/Glu-tRNA(Gln) amidotransferase subunit GatC — translated: MPAISRQEVEHVAKLAHLALTEAELERLGQDLNRVLEHFRALQELDTTDVPITSHAIPMRNVYREDEVRPSLPVEEVVANAPDGLEEYFRVPRIVEE
- a CDS encoding NTP transferase domain-containing protein, with the protein product MKAVILAAGTGKRVFPLAVNKPKPMFKLLGKPLMQYVLEELAAAEVRHAVVVIGHQSEQIVEYFGSSHSGVSIEYVRQDEPKGMADALLSAEARVSDGKFLVCNGDDVFDPGLVKKMLPVAVNADAVFACQPVEETWKFGILSLDTSGDGLRVTGIVEKPDKGKEPSNNAVIGVYMLSPDIFGYIRQCPPGDAQYEQAIQKMIDQGRKVEAVEYCDFFGSYKLPWDLLVLNEYFLTHQPTYIAETAQISEHSVLKGDHIYIGENVRVFEHAVIQGPCYIGNGAVIGNNCLIRACSSIGDGTVIGFGTEVKRSVIGEQCWTHASYVGDSVIGDYCSLGAGTVTANYRFDEENVQVEVVGKGRMDSGTPKLGCIMADNCKTGSNTTLMPGVKIGPNSLVGPGVLLFTDLEPNKIALQDKQVLEIRDNKISLDQVRRSALRRGLLDSTDV